The following proteins are encoded in a genomic region of Musa acuminata AAA Group cultivar baxijiao chromosome BXJ2-11, Cavendish_Baxijiao_AAA, whole genome shotgun sequence:
- the LOC103970373 gene encoding oxysterol-binding protein-related protein 2A isoform X2 has protein sequence MEVSYEYSTCWRLMVLKMRSQISSFRESKTDDRRFYIVSPTKTLHLRTYSSIDRVAWIQALILATKEISINRGVSFMQNDVLISTEKLRDRMQAEGLDETVIKDCEQIMRIEFAEYHRQLKLRYEEHLTSIGTFHQQLEEVDVEDAATREGQLQLPKYDYSSSGREKFNEYSTTESSDDVEKQELDELSDEEEVSFFDTNECFGDPIVTCAAEVTSSNVSNRISGFNTNHCDTKIMDVELQPDYPNMLLHIPRRKKLPEPIEKEKGVSLWSMIKDNVGKDLTRVCLPVFFNEPLSSLQKCFEDLEYSDLLDQAYDYGKKGNSLMRILNVAAFAVSGYSSCDGRPCKPFNPLLGETYEADYPDKGIRFFAEKVSHHPMLIACHCEGRGWKFWGDSNLKSKFWGQSIQVDPVGVLTLEFDDGEIFQWSKVTTTIYNLILGKVYCNHHGTMNIRGNQQYSCKLKFKEQSLLDRNPRQVQGLVEDAKGTKVATLVGKWDDSMCCSFGDEVLKSKSSFLTENSTLLWARNKPPPDPTRYNLTSFAITLNEITSDLKGKLPPTDSRLRPDQRYLENGEYEKANSEKLRLERRQRMSRKLQENGWKPRWFRRDSEDGTFRYIGGYWEAREQMKWDDCMDIFGEF, from the exons atggAAGTCAGTTATGAATACTCTACCTGCTGGAGACTAATGGTTCTCAAGATGCGGTCGCAG ATCTCATCATTTCGTGAAAGTAAGACGGATGACAGAAGATTCTACATAGTTTCTCCAACAAAGACACTTCATTTGAGGACTTATTCGAGTATAGATCGTGTAGCCTGGATTCAGGCTTTGATTTTGGCAACAAAAGAAATTTCCATAAATAGAGGAGTTTCTTTTATGCAGAATGATGTATTAATTTCAACTGAAAAGCTTAGAGATCGCATGCAAGCTGAGGGATTGGATGAGACAGTTATTAAGGACTGTGAGCAGATTATGCGTATAGAGTTTGCTGAATACCACAGACAATTGAAGCTTCGATATGAAGAGCACTTAACCTCTATTGGTACATTTCATCAGCAGCTGGAG GAAGTTGATGTAGAAGATGCTGCGACTCGCGAAGGCCAATTGCAGCTACCCAAGTATGACTATTCCAGCTCTGGGCGTGAAAAATTTAATG AGTACAGTACAACTGAATCATCTGATGATGTTGAAAAGCAAGAGCTCGATGAATTATCAGACGAAGAAGAAGTTTCCTTTTTTGATACAAATGAGTGCTTTGGTGATCCTATAGTTACCTGTGCCGCTGAAGTAACATCCTCAAATGTGTCTAATAGAATTTCTGGATTTAATACTAACCATTGTGATACAAAGATAATGGACGTTGAGTTACAGCCTGATTATCCGAACATGTTGCTCCATATCCCAAGGCGGAAGAAGTTGCCAGAGCCTATTGAAAAGGAGAAAGGTGTTAGCCTTTGGTCAATGATTAAAGATAATGTCGGAAAGGACCTCACACGAGTGTGCCTTCCTGTTTTCTTTAATGAACCATTGTCTTCGCTGCAAAAGTGCTTTGAAGACTTGGAGTACTCAGATCTATTGGATCAAGCATACGATTATGGGAAAAAG GGGAACAGTCTCATGAGAATTCTGAATGTAGCTGCCTTTGCAGTCTCTGGATATTCTTCTTGTGATGGTCGCCCTTGCAAACCTTTCAATCCTCTGTTAGGTGAGACATATGAAGCTGACTACCCTGACAAAGGAATCCGCTTCTTTGCTGAAAAG GTTAGCCACCACCCTATGCTTATCGCTTGCCACTGTGAAGGTAGAGGTTGGAAATTCTGGGGAGACAGCAATCTGAAAAGTAAATTTTGGGGACAATCTATACAAGTAGACCCTGTTGGTGTACTAACCTTGGAATTTGATGATGGTGAAATTTTTCAGTGGAGTAAG gtcacaacaactatCTATAACCTAATTCTTGGTAAGGTATACTGCAATCACCATGGTACAATGAACATACGGGGAAACCAGCAGTATTCTTGTAAATTAAAGTTCAAAGAGCAGTCACTCCTTGACCGCAACCCTCGCCAG GTACAAGGTCTTGTTGAGGATGCTAAGGGAACAAAAGTTGCCACTTTAGTAGGTAAATGGGATGACAGCATGTGCTGCTCGTTTGGTGACGAAGTCCTGAAGTCCAAGAGCTCTTTTTTGACAGAAAATTCAACTTTGTTATGGGCAAGGAATAAGCCTCCTCCTGACCCCACTCGATACAACTTGACATCGTTTGCAATTACGCTAAATGAGATAACATCAGATCTGAAG GGGAAACTTCCACCAACTGATTCAAGACTCCGTCCGGATCAGCGATACCTTGAGAATGGGGAGTACGAAAAGGCAAATTCAGAAAAGCTGCGATTGGAGAGAAGGCAACGAATG TCGAGGAAATTGCAGGAAAATGGGTGGAAACCAAGATGGTTTAGGAGGGATAGTGAGGATGGAACATTCCGATATATAGGTGGATACTGGGAAGCAAGGGAGCAGATGAAGTGGGATGACTGTATGGACATATTTGGCGAGTTCTGA
- the LOC103970373 gene encoding oxysterol-binding protein-related protein 2A isoform X3, whose amino-acid sequence MTILGCSGISSFRESKTDDRRFYIVSPTKTLHLRTYSSIDRVAWIQALILATKEISINRGVSFMQNDVLISTEKLRDRMQAEGLDETVIKDCEQIMRIEFAEYHRQLKLRYEEHLTSIGTFHQQLEEVDVEDAATREGQLQLPKYDYSSSGREKFNEYSTTESSDDVEKQELDELSDEEEVSFFDTNECFGDPIVTCAAEVTSSNVSNRISGFNTNHCDTKIMDVELQPDYPNMLLHIPRRKKLPEPIEKEKGVSLWSMIKDNVGKDLTRVCLPVFFNEPLSSLQKCFEDLEYSDLLDQAYDYGKKGNSLMRILNVAAFAVSGYSSCDGRPCKPFNPLLGETYEADYPDKGIRFFAEKVSHHPMLIACHCEGRGWKFWGDSNLKSKFWGQSIQVDPVGVLTLEFDDGEIFQWSKVTTTIYNLILGKVYCNHHGTMNIRGNQQYSCKLKFKEQSLLDRNPRQVQGLVEDAKGTKVATLVGKWDDSMCCSFGDEVLKSKSSFLTENSTLLWARNKPPPDPTRYNLTSFAITLNEITSDLKGKLPPTDSRLRPDQRYLENGEYEKANSEKLRLERRQRMSRKLQENGWKPRWFRRDSEDGTFRYIGGYWEAREQMKWDDCMDIFGEF is encoded by the exons ATGACTATATTGGGATGTTCTGGG ATCTCATCATTTCGTGAAAGTAAGACGGATGACAGAAGATTCTACATAGTTTCTCCAACAAAGACACTTCATTTGAGGACTTATTCGAGTATAGATCGTGTAGCCTGGATTCAGGCTTTGATTTTGGCAACAAAAGAAATTTCCATAAATAGAGGAGTTTCTTTTATGCAGAATGATGTATTAATTTCAACTGAAAAGCTTAGAGATCGCATGCAAGCTGAGGGATTGGATGAGACAGTTATTAAGGACTGTGAGCAGATTATGCGTATAGAGTTTGCTGAATACCACAGACAATTGAAGCTTCGATATGAAGAGCACTTAACCTCTATTGGTACATTTCATCAGCAGCTGGAG GAAGTTGATGTAGAAGATGCTGCGACTCGCGAAGGCCAATTGCAGCTACCCAAGTATGACTATTCCAGCTCTGGGCGTGAAAAATTTAATG AGTACAGTACAACTGAATCATCTGATGATGTTGAAAAGCAAGAGCTCGATGAATTATCAGACGAAGAAGAAGTTTCCTTTTTTGATACAAATGAGTGCTTTGGTGATCCTATAGTTACCTGTGCCGCTGAAGTAACATCCTCAAATGTGTCTAATAGAATTTCTGGATTTAATACTAACCATTGTGATACAAAGATAATGGACGTTGAGTTACAGCCTGATTATCCGAACATGTTGCTCCATATCCCAAGGCGGAAGAAGTTGCCAGAGCCTATTGAAAAGGAGAAAGGTGTTAGCCTTTGGTCAATGATTAAAGATAATGTCGGAAAGGACCTCACACGAGTGTGCCTTCCTGTTTTCTTTAATGAACCATTGTCTTCGCTGCAAAAGTGCTTTGAAGACTTGGAGTACTCAGATCTATTGGATCAAGCATACGATTATGGGAAAAAG GGGAACAGTCTCATGAGAATTCTGAATGTAGCTGCCTTTGCAGTCTCTGGATATTCTTCTTGTGATGGTCGCCCTTGCAAACCTTTCAATCCTCTGTTAGGTGAGACATATGAAGCTGACTACCCTGACAAAGGAATCCGCTTCTTTGCTGAAAAG GTTAGCCACCACCCTATGCTTATCGCTTGCCACTGTGAAGGTAGAGGTTGGAAATTCTGGGGAGACAGCAATCTGAAAAGTAAATTTTGGGGACAATCTATACAAGTAGACCCTGTTGGTGTACTAACCTTGGAATTTGATGATGGTGAAATTTTTCAGTGGAGTAAG gtcacaacaactatCTATAACCTAATTCTTGGTAAGGTATACTGCAATCACCATGGTACAATGAACATACGGGGAAACCAGCAGTATTCTTGTAAATTAAAGTTCAAAGAGCAGTCACTCCTTGACCGCAACCCTCGCCAG GTACAAGGTCTTGTTGAGGATGCTAAGGGAACAAAAGTTGCCACTTTAGTAGGTAAATGGGATGACAGCATGTGCTGCTCGTTTGGTGACGAAGTCCTGAAGTCCAAGAGCTCTTTTTTGACAGAAAATTCAACTTTGTTATGGGCAAGGAATAAGCCTCCTCCTGACCCCACTCGATACAACTTGACATCGTTTGCAATTACGCTAAATGAGATAACATCAGATCTGAAG GGGAAACTTCCACCAACTGATTCAAGACTCCGTCCGGATCAGCGATACCTTGAGAATGGGGAGTACGAAAAGGCAAATTCAGAAAAGCTGCGATTGGAGAGAAGGCAACGAATG TCGAGGAAATTGCAGGAAAATGGGTGGAAACCAAGATGGTTTAGGAGGGATAGTGAGGATGGAACATTCCGATATATAGGTGGATACTGGGAAGCAAGGGAGCAGATGAAGTGGGATGACTGTATGGACATATTTGGCGAGTTCTGA
- the LOC103970373 gene encoding oxysterol-binding protein-related protein 2A isoform X5, with protein sequence MQNDVLISTEKLRDRMQAEGLDETVIKDCEQIMRIEFAEYHRQLKLRYEEHLTSIGTFHQQLEEVDVEDAATREGQLQLPKYDYSSSGREKFNEYSTTESSDDVEKQELDELSDEEEVSFFDTNECFGDPIVTCAAEVTSSNVSNRISGFNTNHCDTKIMDVELQPDYPNMLLHIPRRKKLPEPIEKEKGVSLWSMIKDNVGKDLTRVCLPVFFNEPLSSLQKCFEDLEYSDLLDQAYDYGKKGNSLMRILNVAAFAVSGYSSCDGRPCKPFNPLLGETYEADYPDKGIRFFAEKVSHHPMLIACHCEGRGWKFWGDSNLKSKFWGQSIQVDPVGVLTLEFDDGEIFQWSKVTTTIYNLILGKVYCNHHGTMNIRGNQQYSCKLKFKEQSLLDRNPRQVQGLVEDAKGTKVATLVGKWDDSMCCSFGDEVLKSKSSFLTENSTLLWARNKPPPDPTRYNLTSFAITLNEITSDLKGKLPPTDSRLRPDQRYLENGEYEKANSEKLRLERRQRMSRKLQENGWKPRWFRRDSEDGTFRYIGGYWEAREQMKWDDCMDIFGEF encoded by the exons ATGCAGAATGATGTATTAATTTCAACTGAAAAGCTTAGAGATCGCATGCAAGCTGAGGGATTGGATGAGACAGTTATTAAGGACTGTGAGCAGATTATGCGTATAGAGTTTGCTGAATACCACAGACAATTGAAGCTTCGATATGAAGAGCACTTAACCTCTATTGGTACATTTCATCAGCAGCTGGAG GAAGTTGATGTAGAAGATGCTGCGACTCGCGAAGGCCAATTGCAGCTACCCAAGTATGACTATTCCAGCTCTGGGCGTGAAAAATTTAATG AGTACAGTACAACTGAATCATCTGATGATGTTGAAAAGCAAGAGCTCGATGAATTATCAGACGAAGAAGAAGTTTCCTTTTTTGATACAAATGAGTGCTTTGGTGATCCTATAGTTACCTGTGCCGCTGAAGTAACATCCTCAAATGTGTCTAATAGAATTTCTGGATTTAATACTAACCATTGTGATACAAAGATAATGGACGTTGAGTTACAGCCTGATTATCCGAACATGTTGCTCCATATCCCAAGGCGGAAGAAGTTGCCAGAGCCTATTGAAAAGGAGAAAGGTGTTAGCCTTTGGTCAATGATTAAAGATAATGTCGGAAAGGACCTCACACGAGTGTGCCTTCCTGTTTTCTTTAATGAACCATTGTCTTCGCTGCAAAAGTGCTTTGAAGACTTGGAGTACTCAGATCTATTGGATCAAGCATACGATTATGGGAAAAAG GGGAACAGTCTCATGAGAATTCTGAATGTAGCTGCCTTTGCAGTCTCTGGATATTCTTCTTGTGATGGTCGCCCTTGCAAACCTTTCAATCCTCTGTTAGGTGAGACATATGAAGCTGACTACCCTGACAAAGGAATCCGCTTCTTTGCTGAAAAG GTTAGCCACCACCCTATGCTTATCGCTTGCCACTGTGAAGGTAGAGGTTGGAAATTCTGGGGAGACAGCAATCTGAAAAGTAAATTTTGGGGACAATCTATACAAGTAGACCCTGTTGGTGTACTAACCTTGGAATTTGATGATGGTGAAATTTTTCAGTGGAGTAAG gtcacaacaactatCTATAACCTAATTCTTGGTAAGGTATACTGCAATCACCATGGTACAATGAACATACGGGGAAACCAGCAGTATTCTTGTAAATTAAAGTTCAAAGAGCAGTCACTCCTTGACCGCAACCCTCGCCAG GTACAAGGTCTTGTTGAGGATGCTAAGGGAACAAAAGTTGCCACTTTAGTAGGTAAATGGGATGACAGCATGTGCTGCTCGTTTGGTGACGAAGTCCTGAAGTCCAAGAGCTCTTTTTTGACAGAAAATTCAACTTTGTTATGGGCAAGGAATAAGCCTCCTCCTGACCCCACTCGATACAACTTGACATCGTTTGCAATTACGCTAAATGAGATAACATCAGATCTGAAG GGGAAACTTCCACCAACTGATTCAAGACTCCGTCCGGATCAGCGATACCTTGAGAATGGGGAGTACGAAAAGGCAAATTCAGAAAAGCTGCGATTGGAGAGAAGGCAACGAATG TCGAGGAAATTGCAGGAAAATGGGTGGAAACCAAGATGGTTTAGGAGGGATAGTGAGGATGGAACATTCCGATATATAGGTGGATACTGGGAAGCAAGGGAGCAGATGAAGTGGGATGACTGTATGGACATATTTGGCGAGTTCTGA
- the LOC103970373 gene encoding oxysterol-binding protein-related protein 2A isoform X6 — MQAEGLDETVIKDCEQIMRIEFAEYHRQLKLRYEEHLTSIGTFHQQLEEVDVEDAATREGQLQLPKYDYSSSGREKFNEYSTTESSDDVEKQELDELSDEEEVSFFDTNECFGDPIVTCAAEVTSSNVSNRISGFNTNHCDTKIMDVELQPDYPNMLLHIPRRKKLPEPIEKEKGVSLWSMIKDNVGKDLTRVCLPVFFNEPLSSLQKCFEDLEYSDLLDQAYDYGKKGNSLMRILNVAAFAVSGYSSCDGRPCKPFNPLLGETYEADYPDKGIRFFAEKVSHHPMLIACHCEGRGWKFWGDSNLKSKFWGQSIQVDPVGVLTLEFDDGEIFQWSKVTTTIYNLILGKVYCNHHGTMNIRGNQQYSCKLKFKEQSLLDRNPRQVQGLVEDAKGTKVATLVGKWDDSMCCSFGDEVLKSKSSFLTENSTLLWARNKPPPDPTRYNLTSFAITLNEITSDLKGKLPPTDSRLRPDQRYLENGEYEKANSEKLRLERRQRMSRKLQENGWKPRWFRRDSEDGTFRYIGGYWEAREQMKWDDCMDIFGEF; from the exons ATGCAAGCTGAGGGATTGGATGAGACAGTTATTAAGGACTGTGAGCAGATTATGCGTATAGAGTTTGCTGAATACCACAGACAATTGAAGCTTCGATATGAAGAGCACTTAACCTCTATTGGTACATTTCATCAGCAGCTGGAG GAAGTTGATGTAGAAGATGCTGCGACTCGCGAAGGCCAATTGCAGCTACCCAAGTATGACTATTCCAGCTCTGGGCGTGAAAAATTTAATG AGTACAGTACAACTGAATCATCTGATGATGTTGAAAAGCAAGAGCTCGATGAATTATCAGACGAAGAAGAAGTTTCCTTTTTTGATACAAATGAGTGCTTTGGTGATCCTATAGTTACCTGTGCCGCTGAAGTAACATCCTCAAATGTGTCTAATAGAATTTCTGGATTTAATACTAACCATTGTGATACAAAGATAATGGACGTTGAGTTACAGCCTGATTATCCGAACATGTTGCTCCATATCCCAAGGCGGAAGAAGTTGCCAGAGCCTATTGAAAAGGAGAAAGGTGTTAGCCTTTGGTCAATGATTAAAGATAATGTCGGAAAGGACCTCACACGAGTGTGCCTTCCTGTTTTCTTTAATGAACCATTGTCTTCGCTGCAAAAGTGCTTTGAAGACTTGGAGTACTCAGATCTATTGGATCAAGCATACGATTATGGGAAAAAG GGGAACAGTCTCATGAGAATTCTGAATGTAGCTGCCTTTGCAGTCTCTGGATATTCTTCTTGTGATGGTCGCCCTTGCAAACCTTTCAATCCTCTGTTAGGTGAGACATATGAAGCTGACTACCCTGACAAAGGAATCCGCTTCTTTGCTGAAAAG GTTAGCCACCACCCTATGCTTATCGCTTGCCACTGTGAAGGTAGAGGTTGGAAATTCTGGGGAGACAGCAATCTGAAAAGTAAATTTTGGGGACAATCTATACAAGTAGACCCTGTTGGTGTACTAACCTTGGAATTTGATGATGGTGAAATTTTTCAGTGGAGTAAG gtcacaacaactatCTATAACCTAATTCTTGGTAAGGTATACTGCAATCACCATGGTACAATGAACATACGGGGAAACCAGCAGTATTCTTGTAAATTAAAGTTCAAAGAGCAGTCACTCCTTGACCGCAACCCTCGCCAG GTACAAGGTCTTGTTGAGGATGCTAAGGGAACAAAAGTTGCCACTTTAGTAGGTAAATGGGATGACAGCATGTGCTGCTCGTTTGGTGACGAAGTCCTGAAGTCCAAGAGCTCTTTTTTGACAGAAAATTCAACTTTGTTATGGGCAAGGAATAAGCCTCCTCCTGACCCCACTCGATACAACTTGACATCGTTTGCAATTACGCTAAATGAGATAACATCAGATCTGAAG GGGAAACTTCCACCAACTGATTCAAGACTCCGTCCGGATCAGCGATACCTTGAGAATGGGGAGTACGAAAAGGCAAATTCAGAAAAGCTGCGATTGGAGAGAAGGCAACGAATG TCGAGGAAATTGCAGGAAAATGGGTGGAAACCAAGATGGTTTAGGAGGGATAGTGAGGATGGAACATTCCGATATATAGGTGGATACTGGGAAGCAAGGGAGCAGATGAAGTGGGATGACTGTATGGACATATTTGGCGAGTTCTGA
- the LOC135627772 gene encoding protein NRT1/ PTR FAMILY 6.3-like — MASLPETAEEGKTLADAWDFKGRPAVKSTTGGWTSAAMILGVELCERMTTLGIAVNLVTYLTGTMHLGNAASANVVTNFLGTSFMLCLLGGFVADTYLGRYLTIAIFTAIQASGVTILTISTAAPGLRPPECSNPLGGGCVRANGTQLGVLYLGLYLTALGTGGLKSSVSGFGSDQFDEGDRAEKKQMMRFFSWFFFFISIGALMAVTVLVYIQDNVGRRWGYGICAVAIVAGLAVFLSGTSRYRFKRLVGSPLSQIASVVVSAWRKRRLDVPDSSTLHDIDTAEGCSAPYSSKKKQKLLHTKQFRFLDRAAIVEGDATVDQTKWRLSTLTDVEEVKQVIRMLPTWATTIMFWTVYAQMTTFSVSQATTMDRHIGPSFEIPAGSLTVFFVGSILITVPIYDRLIVPAARRLTGNPQGVTPLQRIAVGLVLSIVAMCAAALTERKRLRAARTDPTAAVVPLTVFWLVPQFLLVGAGEAFTYIGQLDFFLRECPKGMKTMSTGLFLSTLSLGFFLSSTLVTIVHKVTGESGKGAWLPDDLNKGKLYDFYWLLAVLSVLNLVVFAAAARGYVYKEKRMGDESVNGVELAEEACCHA; from the exons ATGGCCAGCTTACCTGAGACCGCCGAAGAGGGTAAGACCCTCGCCGACGCATGGGACTTCAAGGGCCGCCCTGCCGTCAAGTCTACCACCGGCGGCTGGACAAGCGCCGCCATGATCTTAG GGGTGGAGCTGTGCGAGAGGATGACGACGCTGGGCATCGCGGTGAACCTGGTGACCTACCTGACCGGCACCATGCACCTCGGCAATGCCGCATCCGCCAACGTTGTCACCAACTTCTTGGGAACCTCCTTCATGCTCTGCCTCCTCGGTGGCTTCGTCGCCGATACCTACCTCGGCCG ATACCTCACCATCGCCATCTTCACCGCCATCCAAGCCTCC GGGGTGACTATCTTGACCATATCGACGGCGGCGCCGGGGTTGAGGCCCCCGGAGTGCAGTAATCCGCTGGGCGGCGGGTGTGTGAGGGCGAACGGGACGCAGTTGGGTGTGCTGTACCTGGGACTCTACCTGACGGCCCTTGGGACGGGCGGGCTCAAGTCGAGCGTGTCCGGGTTCGGGTCGGACCAGTTCGACGAGGGCGACCGGGCCGAGAAGAAGCAGATGATGCGGTTCTTCAGctggttcttcttcttcattaGCATTGGGGCGCTGATGGCCGTGACCGTGCTGGTCTACATCCAAGACAACGTCGGGCGCCGGTGGGGCTACGGCATCTGCGCCGTGGCCATCGTGGCTGGCTTGGCCGTGTTCTTGTCCGGCACCAGCAGGTATCGTTTCAAGAGGCTGGTGGGGAGCCCGCTTTCCCAGATCGCTTCCGTCGTGGTCAGCGCGTGGCGGAAGAGGCGCCTCGACGTACCGGACTCCTCCACGCTCCACGACATCGACACCGCCGAAGGATGCAGCGCCCCCTATTCCAgcaagaagaagcagaagctGCTCCACACCAAGCAGTTCCG CTTCTTGGACCGGGCGGCCATCGTAGAAGGAGACGCGACGGTGGACCAGACCAAGTGGCGGCTTTCCACCTTGACGGACGTGGAGGAGGTGAAGCAAGTGATCCGAATGCTCCCCACCTGGGCCACAACCATCATGTTCTGGACCGTCTACGCCCAGATGACCACCTTCTCAGTGTCGCAGGCCACCACCATGGACCGCCACATCGGCCCCTCATTCGAGATCCCCGCCGGCTCCCTCACTGTCTTCTTCGTCGGCTCCATCCTCATCACCGTCCCCATCTACGACCGCCTCATCGTCCCCGCCGCCCGCCGCCTCACCGGGAACCCCCAGGGAGTGACACCTCTCCAGCGCATCGCGGTCGGCCTCGTCCTCTCCATCGTCGCCATGTGCGCCGCCGCCCTCACCGAACGCAAGCGCCTCCGGGCAGCCCGGACTGACCCGACCGCGGCCGTCGTGCCCCTGACCGTCTTCTGGCTGGTGCCGCAGTTCTTGCTGGTGGGGGCAGGCGAGGCGTTCACCTACATCGGGCAGCTGGACTTCTTCCTGCGGGAGTGCCCCAAGGGGATGAAAACGATGAGCACCGGCTTGTTCCTAAGCACGCTCTCGCTGGGCTTCTTCCTGAGCTCCACGCTGGTCACCATTGTCCACAAGGTGACGGGGGAGAGCGGAAAGGGGGCGTGGCTACCGGACGACCTGAACAAAGGGAAGCTGTACGACTTCTACTGGCTTCTGGCGGTGCTGAGCGTGCTGAACCTGGTGGTCTTCGCGGCGGCCGCCAGGGGTTACGTCTACAAGGAGAAGAGGATGGGGGACGAGAGCGTCAACGGGGTGGAGCTGGCGGAGGAGGCCTGCTGCCATGCATGA